The following DNA comes from Quercus robur chromosome 1, dhQueRobu3.1, whole genome shotgun sequence.
taatgtggaagggacaggaacgtagaatcatcttggccagtgcaactcacagaaaagaggaaggatgacctatgggacaggcactcaagtggagggtcagatggttgacaagtgtagggtcatgatcttaggaaggatactatataagagaaggagatccccatggcAAAAGGATCGCAAGcagaaataagaaaaagatagaaaaagagaaaggaggtAGAAGTAGAAGAAACAGCCCCAGGGACCGTTACTCCAGAAGTTTGAAGGAATATCtttacgtccaactggttgcatggcgtggtcataactacgtttcctctgtcaaagacctagttctgtaacctactctctacaaattcattgttgagggacttttgggccagaaccacccgcCTGTTGGGCTTGAGCCCCAAAACCGCCCCCCTACACAGAGCATTCGCATCAACTCGTGCaaaattttttgtcttcttttagCATAAGaagctactttttctattttacataggcgaaaacatcatttttatcCTTACATTTTGGTAACAATTAATTTGGTtcttgttattttcaatttgaagtcaatttggtctctactGTTAATTCACTAATAGAAAATGCTAACATGGCTAATGGATTACACAGTTGGCACACTTTTTGACTATATGgctactaaaataataataaaatattttaattgttattttaaaaaccaCATCCACATAATAAAATCCATGTCAGAACAttgaaaaaatagaatgatttttaaaagaaaaaataaaatgaatttaacAAAATGAAACATTGGAGAATTaggagtgattttttttttttttaatgatttattccTAGAACTATTTAGAGATTGGTATGGCAAAGTATAATTTACTTTAGAATTTGTTGACATAACGAAGGAAACGTAGGAAGTGATTGGTTTGGCAATGATGGTCCTAAAGAGATCGTTGTCATTTTCAAGAACAACCTTAATAGCTCAATCTCAAGCACTActtgaaatctaatttatatttataagtgaataaaataatttgaaaattaataggagAATGACTCTATTTtttagataatattttaatgagagTTAAAATTATaggaagatttaaaaaaataaaaagagaaattcatataaAGAAAGtttcttaaataatagtatagataattaCTATATTCTATGCAAGCAATGCTGTGACTAAACCCGAAAGGCAGTTGGCAGTTATCGTTGGTTTTCAAGCCCAATTCCAACGACTTTTAACTTGGTAAACTCCGCCACTCTAAAACCCCTCGGACTCTCCAAAGCATTATATCTGTCTCACACAACACACTCACTCGTACATGCACTCCCACCTCCACCGTTCTCTTATTCAGCGCACATTTTCTTCTTCGTCTTCACGCTTTGCTCTTCCACCCTTCTCAAATTCACTTTCAACAATGGCTTCCTCTTCTCTCACTCTCCCTTCCATTTCTCTCCACAAGCAGCTTCCTTTCAATGCCTCCTCCTCCAATTCCCTGCGGATTCGAAGCCTTCGACCTCGGAATCCAGACCGATCTAGGGTTTTCATGACCAGCGTCTCGGTTGGATCTCAGGCCCTCGTTAATGATTCCTTGTTCTCCGATTACAGCCCCACCTCAGCTTTCCTTTTTCCCGGCCAGGTTTGTTTTCTTAACGCTGCTTCATTCGTTTTTATTCATAGGCACAACACAAATCGCACACtcatttatcaaaattgaatTGATGCTTATTGGAGAACTTTTATAAGCTTAAAAATGCGAATGATTTgctttgaacaaaaaaaaaaaaaaaggtttactTTGAAAACCAATTTTCAAATTAAGTTGTAGCTACGGGGTTTGTGCATTTTTCTATGTTCATTAGTGTAAAGAAGGTGCTGAATCATGTACTGTAGAAAGTGATTTAGGTTGTTTAGTGGAAAATAAGAGGAATTTAATTTGGGGAAAGTTATTGGTCACGGGGCgacaatttgaaatttagtaCTCCGGTTGCAATGCTCCGTCCTCTCAAGTGATATTGAGTCCCATTAATTAAGTTTATGGTGGGATGCGTCATTCATGTGAGAAGACGGGCTAGGGAGTATCGCTCCCAGAATATCTAACAAATTTCCCCATTTGAAAAGTTTTATATCTTGGCTTTAGGTGTTTCataaggtattattattatttacatatGAATCCGTTATGTTAGTGCAGAATCAATTGGTTTGATACTGTAAATTCTTGAAAATGGCCGGCCCTATGCATTCTATTAGgacaaataataatatgatgGTGTGGTTTCTAATTTCAGTGAGTGGTGGTTTCAACTGAACTGAGTAAAGATTGTAAAAATGTAAGGAACTATAATAAATACGCTAGGGAAAGAAATGGTGGTACGGAGGTGAAAATCTCATTAGTACAAGGGTTGGAGGAGAGGATGATGAGAAACAGAAGAAAGATGCTTTATTATATGCCAGAATTTACCACAAGAAAGCATCGTGAGACTAGTTTTTGCCTTATGCAGCTCAAGCTGAAAACTGGGGGAGCTTTACGTAGAAATAACTTATACCTCATGTAGAAGAtaatgcattaattcattccaGTGTTTTTTGGAACTTTTTTCCCagaaaaaacatcattttatgGTGTGCTTCATGTTTCTTTGTTGTATTACTTTTAATGTCCCAGGGTGCCCAAGCAGTTGGTATGGGAAAGGAGGCTCAAAATGTACCTGCTGCTGCGGAATTGTACAAGAAAGCAAATGACATATTAGGGTAGcataaattgtttatttattttggacattttcACTTGGCctaaaatgataattttctcttcattaatgTGAAATGGTAAATGTGTAATGTGACATTTCTATTGCGTGCAGGTTTGACCTTCTAGATATTTGCATCAATGGACCAAAAGAGAAGCTAGATTCGACTGTTATAAGCCAGGTGTTATACCTGACCACTTTTACTGGTTTCTTATCGTCTTCTATAATCTTGGCAATGGGTTGTACAATTGCAATGTATTGAAGGACAAGCTGCTCTGATATCATTTATATAATTCTGAAGAGACTCCACTTCAAATATGTGGTCTTgcaaatttttaattacttgGTTCAAGATGAATGATCTTTTAAGTACCCATAGCCTTACCAATTGACCTCTAGGCAAACAGAAATCTGTCAACAGGATCATCTGATTCTGATATGCATGTAACATTTGAGTGTATTAACTTTAAATCACCGGTTTATCACTTTTTCAAAGTTCTAAGATGTCCATATTTTATGTCCCTAATCTGCTTTACCATTTTCTTATGCACCAAGAACGTTTTCAAACTTCTACGATCTCCGTGTTTTTAATCCCTTCTCTgcttttccattttctttttatttgcaGCAAGAACCAATTTTCATTCCAAAATACTTTGTTGTATTGTTAATGCTAATTATGCTATCATACATTGATAATAAGCTATCTTAACCATTTTGTGGTATAATATTTCCAATTGACAGTTATTGGTTAGCATCTAATTCTGTACTTCTGCAGCCAGCTATCTATGTCACAAGTCTAGCTGCAGTTGAGCTATTTCGTGTGCGTGATGGAGGTCAGCAGATTATTGATTCAGTTGATGTCACGTGTGGCCTAAGCTTGGGAGAATATACTGCTCTAGCATTTGCTGGGGCTTTTAGGTGAGTCATCCTACTCAATAAATTTTGGTGCGTcttgttacttttttttgtgtgaaaacaaCATTGGTCTGAATGAACACACACAAATCATCCTTTCTGAGCTCCATACTGTTATATGTAGCAGCCCACCCTCCAATCAGAGCCAATTGTGTGACAAGCACATGCCAATTTATAGCCTTCTCTTGAATGTAACTCGTAAAATTCTGAAAAGTTATAAGTTTGCACCTGATTAGATAAATTGATTATAATGTTCTTGAGATCTTTGTTCCATCGCCCTAGGAAGAAGCTACCTCAAATTAAGCCATTTAGTTGTTGCCTTTCCTCGGATGCTGACTATCTTGCGGATCCCTCCATGATAAAGAAATCAGTTGAGACTGAAGAGTACAACACCGTTACTGACGATACACCAAATGGTGAAAGTTCCTCAGAAGATCCCCTGAAGCAGTTATACTGGCTTGGTACTGCTACTGTCACTCCACTGATTGAAAAGGGTTTAGGTTTACTTCGTCCTTAGCCCGGCCCTCTACTAAAGGCTGCCCTACCTTAACTGCTTGAAGCTATCTCACGAATTGGATTCGAACCAATCAAGCTACTTTCCTTTTAGTAGATCGTGAGTGGGTCTGTCATCCTCCTTATTATAGTCCTCCTAAAATCAATAGCATTTCGTCGGAATACATCCTGTCTTTTCACCTTAGTAGTCCTATGGGAGCAGATGAATCTCATCTCCAATTTATATTCAGCATATCATTTACTCCTCCGAGTAGATAGAAGGTTAATACACTGTTAGACAATTTGTAATTGATCTGTCTTTCTGATTCATTTGTCTGAAATCCTTTATGTACTTGCATTCTTGTACTAACATACCTTTCTTCTGGATTTGGTTCTATCTTTAAGCTTTGAGGATGGACTAAAGCTGGTCAAATTAAGGGGAGAAGCCATGCAGGTATCCAATCCATCTGTAACTAGCTAACAGTTGTTGCAGTTTCATCTTTCTGACAAAGAAGAGTTTGTAATATCTTCTagtgaactttttattttttaaatggctCCAGGAAGCTGCTGATGCTGCTAAAGGTGCCATGGTCAGTATAATAGGACTGGATTCAGAAAAGGTTCAACAGTTGTGTGATGCAGCCAATCAAGAAGTTGACGAAGCTGATAAAGTTCAGATTGCAAATTACCTGTGTCCTGTAAGATTCTTTTATATTTGCCTTTGAATTTAATAAGCCTAGACAGATAGTTTCCTCTCAACTAAtgtaatttgtatttgaatttttttcaccTAATGCATTTTACTTTGGTAGGGAAATTATGCTGTATCTGGAGGTGTGAAAGGAGTGGAAGCATTAGAAGCCAAAGCAAAGTCATTCAAGGCTCGAATGACGGTACTCCTCTCTTTAATTTGGAGCACTTTCTAGGCCATCTTTCCATTAGCAATAAAAGCTTATGACCACTTTCTTCAGGTGCGCCTAGCTGTTGCTGGTGCTTTCCACACCAGTTTTATGGAACCAGCTGTCTCAAGATTGGAAGCTGCATTAGCAGCTACGGAAATCAGAACTCCAAAAATACCAGTTATATCCAATGTTGATGCACAGCCACATGCAGATCctgacacaattaaaaagatATTGGCTCGTCAGGTGAGCTACTCCTCGCTTGTTTTTCCCCTTCTTGAGCTGGAAATATTAACCTGATCTTGAATTCAAAATTACAGGTGACTTCTCCTGTTCAATGGGAAACAACAGTGAAGACTCTCCTGACCAAGGGGCTGAAGAAGAGTTATGAATTGGGGCCTGGAAAGGTATAATATTCAGACTGCAAGCCTTGGGATATGCATTAAATCATGGGAACACATCTTGTCTAAATCAAAATAGTTATCTGCAAAATTGAACTTTCTCATGTTTTCCTTGTCAATTTGTATCAGGTTATAGCTGGCATTGTGAAGAGAATGGACAAAAGTGCAGTCATTGAGAATGTTGGTGCTTGAGAAGGCCATTAAAGGGTAGCTACTTCACTAGCATCCCCATCACCTTGTGAACACATCTGTAGCATTTGAAGTTTGAGCTGAGGATCCATATTCAAGTCAAACCCAGAGAAGACATTTGGAAATTCAATTTTTGGTTAGCATAGACCAGTCTTAGATTTTTCATTCCGCATTATAATGGACCGATTTGAGAGTTGTTTCAGTCAAATTGTCAATTGTTGTCCAGAGTTCCAAAATGGTTCTGTACTATCATGGTTATCTACTTGTAATGGTAGTGCATGAGAGTTAGTGGTGGCCATATTTATAGATTGCTGCATTGTATGAGATAAGATGAGTGAATAAATCATATGAGGGAGGTTGTAGTGGCAACTGCcatttgtttgaaatttttatcaGCTCGTAATAGAtggtatgaaattttatttttgatttccGATCACATCATGATTTCAGGTCCATTTGGTTAAGCATTTTAAAAAACGTTTTTTAAAATCCCAAATATAGTAACTCAAATGCTCATTTTAAACCCAAAACACAGGGAAACAGCTTATCCAAAACGTACCCTTCATTTTACATCAGTAGTAGACAATTTTCTGCTGCTCGTTGCTGCAGAATACAATAAGAATTTTGTTCATTATAGCAACTAACAGTATTACAGTATCCCACAGACCAATTCAACCAGCTCTAAACTTGTTATACAGAACCAGAATGAAACAAAAGCAGTTCACAGAAACATTCAACAACTTTCAATCCATCGATtccatataaataataaaaaataaaaacccaaaatctctCAGTTTTGGATTGTGCTTGATGAACTAGTCTGTGGTGGTTGCCTGAGTCTCCTCAGGCGATCAATCCACTGATCCTCAGGCACAAGGCCTACCCAATCGGGAGCAACTCCACCGAACGAAACCCCACGCATTGCTTCCATAACTCTGGTGGCATTCTCGGGCGACAGCGGCGCATTTCTTCGACTCTCGTCCTCGCTAAAAGCCCTCACAGTTGCCGAATCTGGAATCTCCCTAATTTCCTCCtcttcattttcattctctCCCCCTTCATCACCCTCGTCTTCTTCACGCTCTACGCCGTCGTTTATTTCAAGAGACGAAATTCCGTTCGGGAGGCGGTGAAAGCCAGCGGCGTGGTCTTCGTCTGAGCTGAGTTGATCGGAATCTTCGTCGTCGACGGCCGAGATTGGCTGGTAGTATTCCGGTGACTCATCGGGATTCGTGTCTGAATCGCTCCCGTTTCCGCTTTCTGCGAATGCAAATGCAATACAcatagatgaaaaaaataaaaaactagatTTTATAATTAggtaataagaaaaaaaacaaaattggacgtaattattaatgtttaaaaataacaGTTAAAATACAAAGTGAGAGTACCTTCTATAAAATCAGTGGAAACAGCATTCATTTTTTTGGGAGATCCAGAGCCAGAGCCAGAGGTATCGACTGACTCGATATAAAGAACcaataaattggtttttggtggagtcaaataaaattaattttgcatcttattataaaaaattcaaaagtcaGAAAAagttcctatatatatatatatatataaaataaataaacaacaaaaaaggaaacGATGCACCAGCCGGGAATCGAACCCGGGTCTGTACCGTGGCAGGGTACTATTCTACCACTAGACCACTGGTGCTTGTTGATATAGCATATCAGATAAAAGTATTTTATCGCAGATTTTGCAGCCCGAAATCGCAAATATGTCTAAACTTGTGCCACACATTCCAGCCTTGTTGTTGTAGGCACTGTTGTGTGTACTGTGGCTGAGGCTGAGAGGGTGGGAGTGGGAGTGGGAGCTGGGAATGGCGATTTCTTTAATAAGGATTTCAATTTCTCAGTGTCTTTCTGTTTCTCACCCACTCATTCATTCTCTACGTTCTTCTACCTTATCAAGCATAGATGAATCTTTGAGGAGGAAAAGGTTGCTTTCTTCTTGTGCTCCCTCCCAACTCAATCCTATTAGGTGAGCCTCTCGTCATTTctctatatacatatatctcAATTCCCAACCTATTAATTGAACTTGTACTGTAAAGATTGCTTGCTCTACAAGGCTGCATAAGCTTAGAATGAGTTGCGAGTAATACTCAAAACACACTTTTTTTTCGCGTTGCAGAGTTTTTTTTCTAGCTATAGCTTTTTCACACAAAccaattttcaaaaagctgaaaaaTAAGACTAAACGATCACAAGTCTTGAATGCATTCAATATGATCAATGTTTCAGCTAAATATGGTTATTGATTTATTTGGAGATGAGTATAATGCTGTATTGTAAGCCGTCTAACAGTTATTGTCAATGGCCTAACAATTTGGTTgatgatttattttaattatgttgTAGGTCGGAGGTGTCTTTCTGTGTTGGAACTCATCTTATTCCACACCCCAACAAGGTAAGTGCACACTGCAAACCACCTTTTGTCTCCTTTATGCTCCATGCTTTCTATCGGTTTCAGTAACTCTAGagcaacaaaatattttacaactgTGAAGGTGGCAAGTTATTAATGGTGATGATAAAATGATGTTAGTTTTGACCCAATGTGAACCAATAAAAGTATACCaactcaactattgtgaaaacTGTTGTGcttgtagcattactctatcAGTTTTAGGGGGTGGAAGtttagtgggaaaaaaaaaaaaaagagagaaaacatgtttttttttcatgtgtctTTTAACATTATCAAGTCTTGGTCTTTTTGAAGGTTGAGAGAGGTGGGGAGGATGCTTTCTTTGTGAGCAACTACAATGGGGGAGCTATTGCTGTTGCTGATGGTGTCTCTGGGTATGAGATAGGATTTTCTATTATTGGatgattaaattcaatttt
Coding sequences within:
- the LOC126727587 gene encoding uncharacterized protein LOC126727587, with product MNAVSTDFIEESGNGSDSDTNPDESPEYYQPISAVDDEDSDQLSSDEDHAAGFHRLPNGISSLEINDGVEREEDEGDEGGENENEEEEIREIPDSATVRAFSEDESRRNAPLSPENATRVMEAMRGVSFGGVAPDWVGLVPEDQWIDRLRRLRQPPQTSSSSTIQN
- the LOC126727586 gene encoding uncharacterized protein LOC126727586 gives rise to the protein MHSHLHRSLIQRTFSSSSSRFALPPFSNSLSTMASSSLTLPSISLHKQLPFNASSSNSLRIRSLRPRNPDRSRVFMTSVSVGSQALVNDSLFSDYSPTSAFLFPGQGAQAVGMGKEAQNVPAAAELYKKANDILGFDLLDICINGPKEKLDSTVISQPAIYVTSLAAVELFRVRDGGQQIIDSVDVTCGLSLGEYTALAFAGAFSFEDGLKLVKLRGEAMQEAADAAKGAMVSIIGLDSEKVQQLCDAANQEVDEADKVQIANYLCPGNYAVSGGVKGVEALEAKAKSFKARMTVRLAVAGAFHTSFMEPAVSRLEAALAATEIRTPKIPVISNVDAQPHADPDTIKKILARQVTSPVQWETTVKTLLTKGLKKSYELGPGKVIAGIVKRMDKSAVIENVGA